One part of the Lotus japonicus ecotype B-129 chromosome 2, LjGifu_v1.2 genome encodes these proteins:
- the LOC130738613 gene encoding heparanase-like protein 1, which yields MDLKVITLCYILPLLFLVSSAEDVTLSVRGVTNIATTDENFICATLDWWPSNKCDYNQCPWGQAGILNLDLGNKILSNAIKAFNPLRIRLGGSLQDQIIYLFGKQKKCPNIRKKDDGLFGFSKGCLPRKRWDELNDFLNKTGVKFTFSLNALIGKHNTKEDKLNWVGKWNPTNAISLMKYTVSKGYQIDSYELGNELCSEGVSARIGSVQYAKDITKLRRIVNRLYPNPKSRPKVLGPAGFYGKEWFENFLQNVGPGVVDGVTHHIYNLGAGVDKTLINKVQDPYFLSQITQTFKDVSVAVEEFAPWAGPWVGESGGAYNSGGKDVSHTFVNGFWYLDQLGMTSTFNHKVYCRQTLIGGNYALLNTSTFIPNPDYYGALLWHRLMGSNVLSVSHEGSPYLRAYAHCSKKRPGITVLLINMSNSTFNVSIVNDMNMYPPEDTNEGIVLTSIPISSTDTQIREEYHLTPKDGNIQSDAVLLNGTPLKLTKSLDIPEMKPLLVDDPSSSPIKVGSHSIVFVHLKSFNAPACANSS from the exons ATGGATTTGAAAGTAATAACTCTCTGTTACATTCTTCCCTTATTATTTTTGGTATCTTCAGCGGAAGATGTGACTCTTAGCGTGAGAGGGGTGACAAATATTGCTACGACAGATGAAAATTTTATATGTGCAACCTTAGATTGGTGGCCTTCTAACAAGTGTGATTACAACCAATGTCCATGGGGTCAAGCTGGCATTCTCAATCTg GACTTGGGAAACAAGATTTTATCAAATGCTATTAAGG CATTTAATCCCCTGAGAATCAGATTAGGCGGTTCACTACAAGATCAGATTATTTATCTGTTTGGGAAACAAAAGAAATGCCCCAATATTAGAAAGAAAGATGATGGTCTATTTGGTTTCAGCAAAGGCTGCCTTCCCAGGAAGAGATGGGATGaattaaatgattttttaaacAAAACTGG AGTGAAATTCACTTTCAGCCTGAATGCCCTCATTGGAAAGCATAACACAAAGGAGGACAAGTTGAACTGGGTGGGGAAATGGAACCCAACAAATGCCATAAGTCTCATGAAATACACAGTTTCAAAAGGATACCAAATAGACTCATATGAATTAG GAAATGAGCTATGCTCTGAAGGGGTATCTGCTAGAATAGGCAGTGTTCAATATGCTAAAGATATCACTAAGCTCAGACGTATAGTGAATCGACTATACCCAAATCCTAAGTCAAGGCCAAAGGTGTTAGGCCCTGCTGGTTTCTATGGTAAAGAGTGGTTTGAAAACTTCTTACAGAATGTAGGACCTGGTGTGGTTGATGGAGTGACCCACCACATTTACAACCTTGGTGCTG GTGTTGATAAAACTCTAATCAACAAAGTTCAGGATCCATATTTCTTGAGCCAAATCACTCAAACTTTCAAAGATGTCTCCGTAGCGGTCGAGGAATTCGCGCCATGGGCAGGACCATGGGTTGGGGAGTCCGGTGGAGCCTATAACAGTGGTGGAAAAGATGTGTCACATACTTTCGTTAATGGATTTTG GTACTTGGACCAGCTTGGAATGACATCAACCTTCAACCATAAGGTTTATTGCAGACAAACTCTGATTGGTGGAAACTATGCTTTGCTAAACACCTCAACCTTCATTCCTAACCCAGATTATTATGG AGCTCTTTTGTGGCATCGGCTAATGGGAAGCAATGTGCTATCTGTATCTCATGAAGGGTCTCCATATTTGCGTGCATATGCTCATTGTTCTAAGAAAAGA CCTGGTATCACTGTGCTCCTCATAAACATGTCCAACTCCACCTTCAATGTCTCCATTGTTAATGACATGAATATGTACCCGCCGGAGGACACAAATGAAGGAATTGTACTAACAAGTATTCCAATCAGCTCAACTGATACACAAATTAGGGAAGAGTATCACTTGACACCCAAAGATGGAAACATTCAAAGTGATGCGGTGTTGTTGAATGGAACTCCACTGAAGCTGACCAAGTCATTGGACATCCCAGAAATGAAACCACTGCTAGTTGATGATCCATCATCTTCTCCAATCAAAGTAGGGTCTCATTCAATCGTGTTTGTACACCTCAAGAGCTTCAATGCACCAGCATGTGCTAATTCCAGTTAG